The following are encoded together in the Labrys wisconsinensis genome:
- a CDS encoding ArsR/SmtB family transcription factor, with protein MDSDQAILAFAALAQTTRLEVFRLLMKHEPEGLPAGEIARHMDVPHNTMSTHLAILTRAGLIVAERRSRSIIYRARLDAVRSIAGFLVRDCCGGRPELCAPLIADLSPCCSPPEIDAEEAAHD; from the coding sequence ATGGACTCGGACCAGGCCATCCTCGCCTTTGCGGCGCTCGCCCAGACCACCCGCCTCGAGGTGTTTCGGCTGCTGATGAAGCACGAGCCCGAGGGGCTGCCCGCCGGCGAGATCGCGCGGCACATGGACGTGCCGCACAACACGATGTCGACGCATCTGGCGATCCTCACCCGCGCCGGACTGATCGTGGCGGAGCGGCGGAGCCGGTCGATCATCTATCGGGCACGGCTGGACGCCGTCCGCTCGATCGCCGGATTTCTCGTCAGGGATTGTTGTGGCGGCAGGCCGGAACTTTGCGCCCCGCTGATCGCCGACCTTTCTCCTTGCTGCTCACCACCAGAGATCGACGCCGAGGAGGCAGCCCATGACTGA
- a CDS encoding LysR substrate-binding domain-containing protein translates to MRILDILNPVLLQSFVAVSETRSFTAAARRLGLQQSAVSQHIARLEQRVGRRLFARDTHSVTLTPDGDAVLPFVRQALEAGLRIERYLEGSDLRGRIRFGASEDFVSTALPEILADFTARHSAVDLELTVGLSGNLYEAYDAGELDLVFAKRREGDRRGETAWEEAIGWIGRPGFEVAAAEPLPLLLYPPPSITRAVAIEALERAGRRWRIACTSASLSGLRAAALAGLGVTPHSVRLIPPGLAEVSGDLPALGRIQFVVLGADAHGKAVKALAATLLANADRITAGRGLPRRPRPADDL, encoded by the coding sequence ATGCGCATCCTCGACATCCTCAATCCCGTGCTGCTGCAGAGCTTCGTCGCCGTCAGCGAGACGCGCAGCTTCACCGCGGCGGCCCGGCGGCTCGGGCTGCAGCAATCGGCCGTCAGCCAGCACATCGCCCGGCTGGAGCAGCGGGTCGGCCGGCGGCTTTTCGCGCGCGACACGCATTCGGTGACGCTGACGCCGGACGGCGACGCCGTCCTGCCTTTCGTGCGCCAGGCCTTGGAGGCGGGGCTGCGGATCGAGCGCTATCTCGAAGGCTCGGATCTCAGGGGCCGCATCCGCTTCGGCGCCTCGGAGGATTTCGTCTCGACCGCCTTGCCGGAGATCCTCGCCGATTTCACGGCGCGGCACAGCGCGGTGGACCTCGAGCTGACCGTCGGCCTCAGCGGCAACCTCTATGAGGCCTATGATGCCGGCGAGCTCGACCTGGTCTTCGCCAAGCGGCGCGAGGGCGACCGTCGCGGCGAGACGGCCTGGGAGGAGGCGATCGGCTGGATCGGCCGGCCCGGCTTCGAGGTCGCCGCGGCCGAGCCGCTGCCGCTGCTGCTCTATCCCCCGCCGAGCATCACGCGCGCGGTCGCCATCGAGGCGCTAGAGCGGGCGGGGCGGCGCTGGCGCATCGCCTGCACCTCGGCCAGCCTGAGCGGCCTGCGCGCCGCCGCCCTGGCGGGCCTGGGCGTGACGCCGCATTCCGTCCGCCTGATCCCGCCGGGACTGGCGGAAGTCTCGGGCGACCTGCCGGCGCTGGGGCGGATCCAGTTCGTGGTGCTCGGCGCCGACGCGCACGGCAAGGCGGTCAAGGCCCTGGCCGCGACGCTGCTCGCCAATGCCGACCGGATCACCGCGGGCAGGGGCCTGCCGCGCCGGCCGAGACCGGCGGATGATCTTTGA
- a CDS encoding bile acid:sodium symporter family protein, giving the protein MPFRSLLSRLGIDPYLIALIATVGLAAALPARGVAAVAVDHAVTAAVALLFFLYGARLSSRAVIEGLAHWRLQALVFASTFVLFPLVGLALTTALRPFLSADLALGLMFVCVLPSTVQSSIAFTSIARGNVPAALCSASLSNLIGMVMTPALVALLLSTHGAGFSGQALVDIALQILAPFAAGQLAQRWIGPWLTRHRALTAFVDRGSILLVVYAAFSEGMVAGVWASLGLGELATVLVLDVVMLGLVLIITTAASRRLGFSREDEIAIVFCGSKKSMASGIPMANILFAGQPLGLIVLPLMLFHQAQLFACATLAQRYARRAAATSSPATHGARPANGPESTLAARAG; this is encoded by the coding sequence ATGCCCTTTCGCAGCCTGCTGTCACGCCTCGGCATCGATCCCTATCTCATCGCGCTTATCGCGACCGTCGGCCTCGCCGCCGCCCTCCCCGCCCGCGGCGTGGCGGCGGTGGCGGTCGACCATGCCGTCACCGCAGCGGTCGCCCTGCTGTTCTTCCTCTATGGCGCGCGGCTCTCCAGCCGCGCCGTGATCGAGGGCCTGGCCCATTGGCGCCTGCAGGCCCTGGTCTTCGCCAGCACCTTCGTGCTGTTCCCGCTTGTCGGCCTGGCGCTGACCACGGCGCTGCGGCCCTTCCTGTCGGCCGACCTCGCCCTCGGCCTGATGTTCGTCTGCGTGCTGCCCTCGACCGTGCAGTCCTCGATCGCCTTCACCTCGATCGCCCGCGGCAACGTGCCGGCAGCGCTGTGCAGCGCCTCGCTGTCGAACCTGATCGGCATGGTGATGACGCCGGCCCTGGTGGCCCTGCTGCTGAGCACCCACGGCGCCGGCTTCAGCGGCCAGGCGCTCGTCGACATCGCGCTGCAGATCCTGGCCCCCTTCGCCGCCGGCCAGCTGGCGCAGCGCTGGATCGGCCCCTGGCTGACGCGCCACCGCGCCCTGACCGCCTTCGTCGACCGCGGCTCGATCCTGCTGGTGGTCTATGCCGCCTTCAGCGAGGGCATGGTCGCCGGCGTCTGGGCAAGCCTCGGCCTCGGCGAGCTCGCCACCGTGCTGGTGCTCGATGTCGTGATGCTGGGGCTGGTGCTGATCATCACCACCGCGGCCAGCCGGCGGCTCGGCTTCTCGCGGGAGGACGAGATCGCCATCGTGTTCTGCGGCTCGAAGAAGAGCATGGCGAGCGGCATCCCGATGGCCAACATCCTGTTCGCCGGCCAGCCGCTCGGCCTGATCGTCCTGCCGCTGATGCTGTTCCATCAGGCCCAGCTCTTCGCCTGCGCCACGCTGGCCCAGCGCTATGCCCGGCGTGCCGCGGCGACGAGCAGCCCCGCCACCCATGGCGCGCGCCCGGCGAACGGGCCGGAGTCGACGCTGGCGGCCCGCGCCGGATGA
- a CDS encoding DMT family transporter, whose amino-acid sequence MAPPPSIAGTAEAPGFLDLLDVTTPRISVAVPDTVLRGIGLIVLSTVFFSAGDVVAKFATATLPAVEVTWMRYVVFAMLVVPAAFLAHGRRALATARPSLQALRALAVVGSSVLFMEGVQHLQVAEATAINFLSPIFITALSIPFLGEKVGLHRWAAAGLGFLGVMLVVRPGSDAFQMAALYPVASAMVWSVAAITTRMMSSERPELTLAWSALIGLVALSLLVPFVWRTPNLHEIGFGILTGVFSTMGHWLLVRGYRLAPASVLAPFSYVQLLFAGLLGFAAFGIIPGIWTVAGGLVIAASGLYTAHRERVRAVRTGGAAAAHA is encoded by the coding sequence ATGGCTCCCCCTCCTTCCATCGCCGGCACCGCCGAGGCGCCCGGCTTCCTCGACCTCCTGGACGTGACCACGCCCAGGATCAGCGTCGCCGTTCCCGACACCGTGCTCAGGGGAATCGGCCTCATCGTCCTGTCGACCGTGTTCTTCTCCGCGGGCGACGTCGTCGCCAAGTTCGCCACCGCCACGCTGCCGGCGGTCGAGGTGACGTGGATGCGCTATGTCGTGTTCGCCATGCTGGTCGTGCCCGCCGCCTTCCTGGCGCACGGACGCCGCGCGCTGGCCACGGCCCGTCCCAGCCTGCAGGCGCTGCGCGCCCTGGCCGTGGTCGGCTCGTCCGTGCTGTTCATGGAGGGCGTGCAGCATCTGCAGGTGGCCGAGGCCACGGCGATCAACTTCCTGTCGCCGATCTTCATCACGGCGCTGTCGATCCCCTTCCTCGGCGAGAAGGTCGGCCTGCACCGCTGGGCGGCGGCGGGCCTCGGCTTCCTCGGCGTGATGCTGGTGGTGCGGCCGGGGTCGGACGCCTTCCAGATGGCGGCGCTATATCCGGTGGCTTCGGCCATGGTCTGGTCGGTGGCGGCGATCACCACGCGGATGATGAGCAGCGAGCGGCCGGAGCTGACACTGGCCTGGTCGGCGCTGATCGGCCTGGTGGCGCTGTCGCTGCTGGTGCCGTTCGTCTGGCGCACGCCCAACCTGCACGAAATCGGCTTCGGCATCCTCACCGGCGTGTTCTCGACCATGGGCCATTGGCTGCTGGTGCGGGGCTACAGGCTGGCGCCGGCCTCGGTGCTCGCGCCCTTCTCCTATGTCCAGCTCCTGTTCGCCGGCCTGCTCGGCTTCGCCGCCTTCGGCATCATCCCGGGCATCTGGACCGTCGCCGGTGGCCTGGTGATCGCGGCGAGCGGCCTCTATACCGCCCATCGCGAGCGGGTCCGCGCGGTGCGCACCGGCGGCGCCGCCGCGGCCCACGCCTGA
- a CDS encoding L-serine ammonia-lyase, which yields MISVFDIFKIGIGPSSSHTVGPMRAAGRFVESLRHKHLFHHASRIETVLFGSLAWTGHGHATDTAVILGLAGEQPETIDPDAVPAIIADAAGEKMLSLGGRRAIAFDRPRDVVFDRKTPAKGHPNTLSFTAYDEHGKAMLTEYYFSVGGGFVLAEGEEAVAAAAVPVPHPFRSGADLLAIGRARGLSIAGIVLENETARLPEEEVRARLARIRAVMDAAIDRGMAQEGELPGGLRVKRRAKALHDRLKADRGRNVRAAHQVMDWVSLFAIAVNEENAAGGRVVTAPTNGAAGIVPAVLRYYREFCDASEAGADDFLLTAAAIGTLFKLNASISGAEVGCQGEVGVAASMAAAGLAAALGGSNEQIENAAEIGMEHHLGMTCDPIGGLVQIPCIERNAFGANKAIAAASLALHGDGTHKVSLDQVVATMRATGADMQSKYKETSQGGLAVNAVEC from the coding sequence ATGATCTCCGTGTTCGACATCTTCAAGATCGGCATCGGCCCGTCCTCGTCGCACACGGTGGGGCCGATGCGGGCCGCGGGCCGCTTCGTCGAATCCCTGCGCCACAAGCATCTGTTCCATCATGCCAGCCGCATCGAGACGGTGCTGTTCGGCTCGCTCGCCTGGACCGGCCACGGCCATGCCACCGATACGGCCGTCATCCTCGGCCTGGCGGGCGAGCAGCCCGAGACCATCGATCCCGACGCGGTGCCGGCCATCATCGCCGACGCCGCCGGGGAGAAGATGCTGTCGCTCGGCGGCCGCCGCGCCATCGCCTTCGATCGGCCGCGCGACGTGGTCTTCGACCGCAAGACCCCGGCCAAGGGCCACCCCAACACCCTTTCCTTCACCGCCTATGACGAGCACGGCAAGGCGATGCTGACGGAATATTACTTCTCCGTCGGCGGCGGCTTCGTGCTGGCCGAGGGCGAGGAGGCCGTCGCCGCCGCGGCGGTGCCGGTGCCGCATCCCTTCCGCAGCGGCGCGGACCTGCTGGCGATCGGCCGGGCCCGGGGCCTCTCCATCGCCGGCATCGTCCTGGAGAACGAGACGGCGCGCCTGCCTGAGGAGGAGGTCCGCGCCCGCCTGGCCCGCATCCGCGCCGTCATGGATGCCGCCATCGACCGAGGCATGGCGCAGGAGGGCGAGCTGCCCGGCGGCCTCAGGGTCAAGCGCCGCGCCAAGGCGCTGCACGACCGCCTCAAGGCCGACCGCGGCCGCAACGTGCGCGCCGCCCACCAGGTGATGGACTGGGTCTCCCTCTTTGCCATCGCCGTCAACGAGGAGAACGCCGCCGGCGGGCGCGTCGTCACCGCCCCGACCAATGGCGCCGCCGGCATCGTCCCGGCGGTGCTGCGCTACTACCGCGAATTCTGCGACGCGTCCGAAGCCGGCGCCGACGATTTCCTGCTGACCGCCGCCGCCATCGGCACGCTGTTCAAGCTGAACGCTTCGATCTCCGGCGCCGAGGTCGGCTGCCAGGGCGAGGTCGGCGTCGCCGCCTCCATGGCCGCGGCGGGCCTCGCCGCAGCGCTCGGCGGCAGCAACGAGCAGATCGAGAACGCCGCCGAGATCGGCATGGAGCACCATCTCGGCATGACCTGCGACCCGATCGGCGGCCTGGTGCAGATTCCCTGCATCGAGCGCAACGCCTTCGGCGCCAACAAGGCCATCGCCGCCGCCTCGCTCGCCCTGCACGGCGACGGCACCCATAAGGTCAGCCTCGACCAGGTCGTCGCCACCATGCGCGCCACCGGCGCCGACATGCAGTCGAAATACAAGGAGACCTCGCAGGGAGGCCTCGCCGTCAACGCGGTGGAGTGCTGA
- the plsX gene encoding phosphate acyltransferase PlsX: MASKIRIALDAMGGDHGPSVVLPAAALSLQRHPDLAFEIYGQEAVLRPLLDRHPTLAAVSTLHHTDIAIRMDDKPSQALRYGRRVSSMWLSIEAVKRGQADAAVSAGNTGALMAMARFCLHTMARIERPAIAALWPTLRGESIVLDLGASIGADARALVDMAVMGAAMARVVLDIEAPSVGLLNIGVEEVKGLEMVREAGRLLREAPPPGLTYHGFVEGDDIGKGTVDVVVTEGFAGNIALKTAEGTAKQISGYLRAAMSRTIWAKIGYIFAKGAFDALRDKLDPRKVNGGVFLGLNGIVVKSHGGADAEGYAAAIDLAYDMVKQDLMRKIIESLDLDQRAAVETVSAGGDA, encoded by the coding sequence ATGGCATCCAAGATTCGTATCGCGCTCGACGCCATGGGCGGCGACCATGGCCCGTCCGTGGTGCTTCCCGCTGCGGCGCTGTCGCTGCAACGCCACCCGGATCTGGCCTTCGAGATCTACGGCCAGGAGGCCGTGCTGCGCCCGCTGCTGGACAGGCATCCGACCCTGGCGGCGGTCTCGACGCTGCACCACACCGACATCGCCATCCGCATGGACGACAAGCCGAGCCAGGCCCTGCGCTACGGCCGCCGCGTCTCCTCGATGTGGCTGTCCATCGAGGCGGTGAAGCGCGGCCAGGCGGATGCCGCCGTCTCCGCCGGCAATACCGGCGCGCTGATGGCGATGGCCCGCTTCTGCCTGCACACCATGGCGCGGATCGAGCGGCCGGCCATCGCCGCGCTGTGGCCGACCCTGCGCGGGGAATCGATCGTGCTCGACCTCGGCGCCTCGATCGGCGCCGATGCGCGGGCCCTGGTCGACATGGCTGTCATGGGCGCGGCGATGGCGCGCGTCGTGCTCGACATCGAGGCGCCGAGCGTCGGCCTGCTCAATATCGGCGTGGAGGAGGTCAAGGGCCTGGAGATGGTGCGCGAGGCCGGGCGCCTGCTGCGCGAGGCGCCGCCGCCGGGCCTGACCTATCACGGCTTCGTCGAGGGCGACGACATCGGCAAGGGCACGGTCGACGTGGTGGTCACCGAGGGCTTCGCCGGCAATATCGCGCTGAAGACGGCCGAGGGCACCGCCAAGCAGATCTCCGGCTATCTCAGAGCGGCGATGTCCCGCACAATTTGGGCCAAGATCGGCTATATCTTCGCCAAAGGCGCGTTCGATGCCCTGCGCGACAAGCTGGACCCGCGCAAGGTCAATGGCGGCGTGTTCCTCGGCCTCAACGGCATCGTGGTCAAGAGCCACGGCGGGGCGGACGCCGAGGGCTATGCCGCCGCCATCGACCTCGCCTACGACATGGTGAAGCAAGACCTCATGCGAAAGATCATCGAAAGCCTCGACCTCGACCAGCGGGCTGCCGTGGAAACCGTCTCCGCCGGAGGCGACGCCTGA